A genome region from Macaca fascicularis isolate 582-1 chromosome 3, T2T-MFA8v1.1 includes the following:
- the NAT16 gene encoding probable N-acetyltransferase 16 isoform X1: MSVIQCRSLPACPLRPHLLSAFVCSLPPFPFFSLSSLGALCSRLLCLRLPGDWALPSLPLLPPPVSRSHQPQGHRYFRVMKLEASCGTATSEVTKPEKEAARDAEPSSETRPQEVEAEPRSGWGPEAEAEPRGAESGPEAKAELSGAEPGSRSGPEAEAEPLDFVVATEREFEEVLAISGGIYGGLDYLPSRYHSWLRDPDRTVVLAKRNGGVIALESVNVIDAGETALVEGLRVAPWERGKGVAGLLQRFCSQLVKRQHPGVKVARLTRDDQLGPRELKKYRLITKQGILLVRFNASALLAGLGARLAALRTSGTFSPLPTEAVSEAGGDVARLLLSPSVQREVLPGGTIIQDWQPYRPSESNLRLLAAKGLEWRVDSRARPRVLTLCTRPFPIPHGGDGTWRYLNIDAFGSDGAQVQSQLLWHLQRQAPRLAGLNVMCQLFLEPQLWSQLADFCQAGLGLELVKGYTEQYLLEADI; the protein is encoded by the exons ATGTCTGTGATTCAGTGTCGAAGCCTCCCGGCCTGTCCCCTGCGGCCGCATCTCCTGTCTGCTTTTGTTTGCTCTCTGCCTCCATTCCCGTTCTTTTCGCTCTCATCTTTGGGCGCTTTGTGCAGCCGCCTTCTTTGTCTCCGCCTCCCCGGCGACTGggctctcccttccctccctctgctccctcccccAGTGTCAAGAAGCCATCAGCCTCAAGGGCATCGATATTTCAG GGTCATGAAGCTGGAAGCCAGCTGTGGCACAGCCACCTCAGAGGTCACTAAGCCAGAAAAGGAGGCTGCCCGAGATGCAGAGCCAAGCTCTGAAACCCGGccacaggaggtggaggccgaGCCCAGGTCCGGATGGGggcctgaggctgaggctgagcccCGGGGGGCCGAGTCAGGGCCTGAGGCCAAGGCCGAGTTGTCGGGGGCCGAGCCTGGGTCCAGATCGGGGCCTGAGGCTGAGGCCGAGCCATTGGACTTCGTGGTAGCCACGGAACGGGAGTTTGAGGAAGTGCTGGCCATCTCGGGGGGCATCTACGGCGGCCTGGACTACCTTCCCAGCCGCTACCACAGCTGGCTCCGGGACCCCGACCGCACGGTGGTGCTGGCCAAGCGCAACGGAGGCGTG ATCGCGCTGGAGTCGGTGAACGTGATCGACGCCGGGGAGACGGCGCTGGTGGAGGGCCTGCGCGTGGCGCCCTGGGAGCGCGGGAAGGGCGTGGCCGGGCTGCTGCAGCGCTTCTGCTCGCAGCTGGTCAAGCGACAGCACCCGGGGGTCAAGGTGGCACGGCTTACCCGGGACGACCAGCTGGGCCCCCGGGAGCTGAAGAAATACCGCCTAATCACCAAGCAG GGCATCCTTTTGGTCCGATTCAACGCGTCCGCGCTGCTGGCCGGGCTGGGCGCGCGGCTGGCTGCTCTGCGGACCTCCGGCACCTTCTCACCGCTGCCCACCGAGGCCGTGTCCGAGGCAGGCGGCGACGTGGCACGCCTCCTGCTGTCGCCCTCCGTGCAGCGTGAAGTGCTTCCGGGCGGGACCATCATCCAGGACTGGCAGCCCTACCGGCCTAGCGAGAGCAACCTGCGCCTGCTGGCGGCCAAGGGCCTGGAGTGGCGCGTGGACAGCCGCGCGCGCCCGCGCGTGCTCACACTGTGCACGCGCCCCTTCCCCATCCCGCACGGAGGGGACGGCACTTGGCGCTATCTCAACATCGACGCCTTCGGCAGCGACGGCGCGCAGGTGCAGAGCCAGCTGCTGTGGCACCTGCAGCGCCAGGCCCCGCGCCTCGCCGGCCTCAACGTCATGTGCCAGCTCTTCCTGGAGCCCCAGCTGTGGTCGCAGCTGGCTGACTTCTGCCAGGCcgggctggggctggagctggtGAAGGGTTATACTGAACAGTACCTGCTGGAGGCCGACATCTGA
- the NAT16 gene encoding probable N-acetyltransferase 16 isoform X2, protein MKLEASCGTATSEVTKPEKEAARDAEPSSETRPQEVEAEPRSGWGPEAEAEPRGAESGPEAKAELSGAEPGSRSGPEAEAEPLDFVVATEREFEEVLAISGGIYGGLDYLPSRYHSWLRDPDRTVVLAKRNGGVIALESVNVIDAGETALVEGLRVAPWERGKGVAGLLQRFCSQLVKRQHPGVKVARLTRDDQLGPRELKKYRLITKQGILLVRFNASALLAGLGARLAALRTSGTFSPLPTEAVSEAGGDVARLLLSPSVQREVLPGGTIIQDWQPYRPSESNLRLLAAKGLEWRVDSRARPRVLTLCTRPFPIPHGGDGTWRYLNIDAFGSDGAQVQSQLLWHLQRQAPRLAGLNVMCQLFLEPQLWSQLADFCQAGLGLELVKGYTEQYLLEADI, encoded by the exons ATGAAGCTGGAAGCCAGCTGTGGCACAGCCACCTCAGAGGTCACTAAGCCAGAAAAGGAGGCTGCCCGAGATGCAGAGCCAAGCTCTGAAACCCGGccacaggaggtggaggccgaGCCCAGGTCCGGATGGGggcctgaggctgaggctgagcccCGGGGGGCCGAGTCAGGGCCTGAGGCCAAGGCCGAGTTGTCGGGGGCCGAGCCTGGGTCCAGATCGGGGCCTGAGGCTGAGGCCGAGCCATTGGACTTCGTGGTAGCCACGGAACGGGAGTTTGAGGAAGTGCTGGCCATCTCGGGGGGCATCTACGGCGGCCTGGACTACCTTCCCAGCCGCTACCACAGCTGGCTCCGGGACCCCGACCGCACGGTGGTGCTGGCCAAGCGCAACGGAGGCGTG ATCGCGCTGGAGTCGGTGAACGTGATCGACGCCGGGGAGACGGCGCTGGTGGAGGGCCTGCGCGTGGCGCCCTGGGAGCGCGGGAAGGGCGTGGCCGGGCTGCTGCAGCGCTTCTGCTCGCAGCTGGTCAAGCGACAGCACCCGGGGGTCAAGGTGGCACGGCTTACCCGGGACGACCAGCTGGGCCCCCGGGAGCTGAAGAAATACCGCCTAATCACCAAGCAG GGCATCCTTTTGGTCCGATTCAACGCGTCCGCGCTGCTGGCCGGGCTGGGCGCGCGGCTGGCTGCTCTGCGGACCTCCGGCACCTTCTCACCGCTGCCCACCGAGGCCGTGTCCGAGGCAGGCGGCGACGTGGCACGCCTCCTGCTGTCGCCCTCCGTGCAGCGTGAAGTGCTTCCGGGCGGGACCATCATCCAGGACTGGCAGCCCTACCGGCCTAGCGAGAGCAACCTGCGCCTGCTGGCGGCCAAGGGCCTGGAGTGGCGCGTGGACAGCCGCGCGCGCCCGCGCGTGCTCACACTGTGCACGCGCCCCTTCCCCATCCCGCACGGAGGGGACGGCACTTGGCGCTATCTCAACATCGACGCCTTCGGCAGCGACGGCGCGCAGGTGCAGAGCCAGCTGCTGTGGCACCTGCAGCGCCAGGCCCCGCGCCTCGCCGGCCTCAACGTCATGTGCCAGCTCTTCCTGGAGCCCCAGCTGTGGTCGCAGCTGGCTGACTTCTGCCAGGCcgggctggggctggagctggtGAAGGGTTATACTGAACAGTACCTGCTGGAGGCCGACATCTGA